In Podospora pseudoanserina strain CBS 124.78 chromosome 5, whole genome shotgun sequence, a single window of DNA contains:
- a CDS encoding hypothetical protein (EggNog:ENOG503NWY2; COG:G) translates to MAFKRFFWVSSLISLALAQAQNNNQGGATLDPEVIQQGSFVDGKSSLGAEDVQAASATSQNNFINFCKGQTLTNGFQITTGSCNGIVMGQIPAKDRMISTVITNPANGATIPSNQDFEIVVQVTNLNAGAFTNAAVTYYSAPQQLDNGNIVGHTHVTVQDTGADLNPQQPMDPQQFAFFKGINDAGNGQGRLSAAVTGGLPAGNYRVCTLTAAANHQPVIMPVAQRGSQDDCVRFTVTGDGNTPNEAANNGAKGQAAAALVADAIALGPGAPNPGGNNAGGNGQGNGQGNGQGNGQGNGQGNGQGNGQGNGQGNGQGNGQGNGQGNGQGNGQGNGQGNGQGNGQGNGQGNGQGNGQGNGQGNGQGNGQGNGQGNGQGNGQGNGQGNGQGNGQGNGQGNGQGNGQGNAGNPAGGDAAAGNPAGGDAAGGNGGGGNAAGNNNANAGNNKQADGQNREGKGKGKANGNDNAQQEQTGQEGPALDPAAAPTPPAAARLARLARRRRFIA, encoded by the exons ATGGCTTTCAAGAGGTTTTTCTGGGTCTCCTCGCTCATTTCGCTGGCCCTTGCTCAAGCGCAGAATAACAATCAAGGAGGTGCCACATTAGACCCAGAGGTCATTCAACAAGGCTCTTTTGTCGATGGCAAGAGCTCTTTGGGTGCCGAGGATGTTCAGGcagcctcagcaacctcccaAAACAACTTCATCAACTTTTGCAAGGGGCAAACACTTACCAACGGTTTCCAAATCACGACCGGTTCTTGTAACGGCATTG TGATGGGTCAAATTCCTGCTAAAGACCGAATGATCTCCACCGTCATTACAAACCCAGCGAACGGTGCCACCATTCCGTCTAATCAAGACTTTGAGATTGTTGTTCAAGTTACCAACCTCAATGCCGGAGCCTTTACGAACGCTGCTGTCACCTACTATTCCGCACCCCAGCAGTTGGATAACGGCAATATAGTGGGACATACTCATGTAACCGTACAAGACACGGGTGCCGATCTgaaccctcaacaaccaatgGATCCGCAACAGTTTGCCTTTTTCAAAGGTATCAACGACGCCGGTAACGGCCAGGGCAGACTTAGCGCTGCGGTGACTGGTGGCCTTCCGGCCGGAAACTACCGTGTCTGCACTCTGACAGCCgcagccaaccaccaaccagtcATCATGCCTGTCGCCCAGCGCGGATCACAAGATGACTGTGTCAGATTCACCGTTACTGGTGACGGGAACACTCCGAACGAAGCCGCCAACAATGGCGCAAAGGGtcaggcagcagcagctctggTTGCTGATGCTATTGCCCTCGGCCCCGGCGCCCCTAATCCGGGTGGCAATAATGCAGGAGGGAATGGTCAAGGAAACGGGCAAGGCAACGGGCAAGGCAACGGGCAAGGCAACGGGCAGGGCAACGGGCAGGGCAACGGGCAGGGCAACGGGCAGGGAAACGGGCAGGGTAACGGGCAGGGTAATGGGCAGGGTAACGGGCAAGGAAACGGGCAAGGCAACGGGCAGGGTAACGGGCAGGGCAACGGGCAGGGTAACGGGCAGGGTAATGGGCAGGGTAACGGGCAAGGAAACGGGCAAGGCAACGGGCAAGGTAACGGGCAAGGCAACGGGCAGGGTAACGGGCAGGGTAACGGGCAAGGGAATGGGCAAGGAAATGGGCAAGGAAATGGGCAAGGGAATGGGCAAGGAAATGGGCAAGGAAATGGGCAAGGAAATGCCGGAAATCCAGCCGGTGgcgatgctgctgccgggAATccagccggtggtgatgctgctggtggtaATGGTGGCGGCGGGAACGCGGCTGGCAACAACAATGCAAATGctggcaacaacaagcaagCAGATGGCCAGAATAGGGAGGGCAAGGGAAAAGGGAAGGCCAACGGCAATGATAACGCCCAACAAGAGCAAACAGGACAGGAAGGCCCAGCACTTGATCCTGCAGCGGCACCTACCCCTCCTGCGGCAGCTCGTCTTGCCCGTCTTGCTCGCCGTCGGAGATTCATCGCATAA
- the SLM2 gene encoding phosphatidylinositol 4,5-bisphosphate-binding protein (COG:U; EggNog:ENOG503NVCW): MSTSRSPAGVVPPPPLSQDRGYGPSNHFPQQQHGMEQGYPTAAADAETLSNTIANSHVEHDNHLDGPIAPRPTKFTEEWDVSQRGSSIIDGQRYSKTSNHINNSAMQRSSSYAGSVAGITNDGATSLSRGNTLKKKASIRRSGSLKRSNSRRSMKAGSVRSLALQPTTDQDELHSAFYCPVPTSGSPTEVLANRFQAWRKILKDLITYFREIQAHYEHRAKSLIKLGNVLNNITTPPGFIASGGLDDALQILRGHNKQAIMEANKAREIEEDVILALTGLRSDLHQKIKEIKNLSGDFKNSVDKEMEATRKAVNNLQDVLGQTELDTALTTGKQDPYLLRLNVDRQLEKQIDEENYLHQAYLNLENSGKELESIVVGEIQKSYNAYASILKREADSAYGTIEELRLGPITLAKDAEWLSFVHRDERFVDPDLPMRSAEFIHYPGRDHYACQEIRAGLLERKSKYLKSYTAGWYVLSPTHLHEFKSADKTQAPVMSLYLPEQKLGSHSTEGGSSNKFVLKGRQTGSMHRGHTWVFRAESHDTMMAWYEDIKTLTERTPEERSNLVRGNSRSISRSSQRSSLSSDGVDDDEDPPFMATAASVNQQPRPDSLPRRPSGGRFPSDLQVNAQRGLQVPLSPLSISSEPNRYDENDRDVIVAANTIPRSELGPQYHIHQHFDTSSTTRRNEDLRSPPIPQTRTTTGAYEEPNGRVVGSANNQVYTNGGSDSYQKDGMVWAEPVPISPSTLRDQAQTLSSRADADDRLYATQNISVTDGQDGYKSEPRGNWYGQANGGIAQNDPQVRPGAERTDSAPTISHLHIPGEYPKSSTSGF, from the exons ATGTCAACCAGCCGGTCTCCAGCTGGCGTcgttcccccccctcccctcagtCAGGACCGTGGATACGGCCCTTCAAACCAttttcctcagcagcagcacggCATGGAACAGGGCTATCCCACGGCTGCAGCAGATGCCGAGACCCTCTCCAATACCATTGCAAACTCCCACGTCGAACACGACAACCACCTTGACGGTCCCATAGCCCCGCGTCCGACCAAGTTTACCGAAGAGTGGGATGTTAGCCAGCGAGGAAGCTCCATTATTGACGGCCAGAGATATAGCAAGACCAGTaatcacatcaacaacagtGCGATGCAGCGGTCCAGTTCCTACGCCGGCTCCGTCGCCGGCATCACCAACGATGGAGCGACATCTCTGTCTCGTGGCAACaccctgaagaagaaggcatcCATACGGAGGAGCGGCAGTCTGAAGCGAAGTAACAGCCGGCGGAGCATGAAGGCAGGCAGCGTGAGGAGTCTTGCCCTTCAGCCAACGACAGACCAGGATGAACTTCACAGCGCCTTCTACTGCCCAGTGCCCACATCGGGTAGTCCGACTGAGGTTCTTGCGAACCGCTTTCAAG CCTGGCGCAAGATTCTCAAGGACTTGATCACATACTTTCGCGAAATCCAAGCACACTATGAACACCGAGCCAAGTCGCTAATCAAACTGGGCAATGTGCTGAACAATATCACGACGCCTCCGGGCTTCATCGCGTCCGGTGGTCTCGATGACGCATTGCAGATTTTGCGAGGGCACAACAAACAAGCCATTATGGAGGCTAACAAGGCGAgagagattgaggaggatgtcatcTTGGCACTGACAGGTCTGCGTAGCGACTTGCATCAGAAGATCAAAGAGATCAAGAACCTATCAGGCGACTTCAAGAACTCGGTGGATAAAGAGATGGAGGCGACTCGCAAGGCTGTAAATAACCTACAGGACGTCTTGGGCCAAACCGAGCTCGACACGGCCTTGACAACTGGAAAGCAAGATCCTTATTTATTACGACTTAACGTTGACCGGCAGTTGGAGAAACAGATAGATGAGGAAAACTACCTGCATCAG GCATACCTAAACCTAGAGAACTCGGGGAAAGAACTCGAGTCGATTGTCGTCGGCGAGATCCAAAAGTCATACAACGCCTATGCCAGCATACTCAAGCGGGAAGCAGACTCTGCCTATGGAACCATCGAAGAGCTTCGGCTTGGCCCCATCACCCTGGCCAAGGACGCAGAATGGCTATCTTTTGTTCACAGAGATGAACGCTTTGTTGACCCCGACCTTCCCATGCGGTCAGCTGAGTTCATACATTACCCAGGACGGGATCACTATGCTTGCCAAGAGATCCGAGCGGGCTTGTTGGAACGGAAGAGCAAGTACTTGAAGAGCTACACAGCCGGATG GTACGTTCTTTCACCCACGCATCTGCACGAGTTCAAATCTGCGGACAAGACACAAGCACCCGTCATGTCCCTCTACCTGCCGGAACAGAAGTTGGGATCGCACTCCACAGAAGGCGGATCCTCGAATAAGTTCGTTCTCAAGGGCCGCCAGACAGGATCGATGCATCGTGGCCACACATGGGTATTCCGCGCGGAGAGCCATGATACGATGATGGCCTGGTACGAGGACATCAAAACTTTGACCGAGAGGACTCCGGAAGAGCGAAGCAATCTCGTGCGTGGCAACAGTCGAAGCATTAGCAGATCATCTCAACGGTCGTCTCTTAGCAGCGACGGggtcgacgatgacgaagaccCCCCCTTCATGGCAACTGCCGCATCCGTCAATCAGCAGCCGAGACCAGACTCCCTGCCTCGACGTCCTTCAGGTGGGCGATTCCCATCTGACCTCCAAGTAAACGCACAACGAGGCTTACAGGTCCCCCTCTCGCCGCTTAGCATAAGCTCCGAACCAAACAGATACGACGAGAACGATCGCGATGTCATTGTTGCAGCCAATACCATCCCCAGAAGTGAGCTAGGACCGCAATATCATATCCATCAGCATTTCGATACGTCATCGACAACTCGACGGAACGAGGACCTGCGCTCGCCACCCATCCCCCAGACCAGGACAACAACAGGCGCCTACGAAGAACCAAACGGACGTGTCGTTGGGTCTGCAAATAACCAAGTCTACACCAATGGAGGATCGGATTCTTATCAGAAAGATGGCATGGTGTGGGCAGAACCAGTTCCTATCTCGCCTTCCACGCTCAGAGATCAGGCTCAAACATTGTCCTCACGAGCCGATGCAGATGATCGACTCTATGCCACACAGAACATCTCGGTGACAGACGGCCAAGATGGCTACAAGTCGGAGCCTCGAGGGAACTGGTATGGGCAGGCCAATGGAGGTATAGCCCAAAACGACCCGCAAGTACGACCAGGCGCCGAGCGAACAGACAGTGCCCCGACCATCTCACATCTACATATACCTGGGGAGTATCCCAAGAGTTCGACCAGCGGTTTTTGA
- a CDS encoding hypothetical protein (EggNog:ENOG503NWTD; COG:U), which produces MGTRKPSCSWDDQAAVDATQWAVDAMTATESFRLQFQGQFGEANGRSRRNSSSLDDVLSERRASRQRGRVHVTGRRPVSERPNNLDANYKGPLSSNPPSMSFTSEPHDLPRPPDPTATRPVQQHIGIHISKNSGRNRASSQPYPAFHRPLTPRQSSQKEPERHHPLPSLPLHPDLRGDEENRDSKQFSVQQYDAVNPADSQSTMVPLEDAETDATYLSSSFSSTAIAKPKASHFSPRRKSGAASRAMVSSSSPYQSSASSTPTRPRSPPPAAIPSPSTRPDVLVSPFHEILFVLLICLAQILMLAGLAQAMVPASIISQSFGDSTPGTMAWYSAAYGLTSATFVLPSGRVGDLFGHKKVFVTGWLWFGLWSLIAGFSGHAERSAGEGTVFFCVARGLQGIGPALLVPSGQALLGRTYQPGMRKNMVLCLFGASAPLGFVMGAILSSLFAVRGNWPWAFWLLAIMCFVLAVVSLFILPTSRGQSCLKGGEGLWSQFDGWGMMLGVSGLVLLNFAFNQAPNVSWKTPYTYFLLIIGLILIAAFASHEWKAPYPLIPIAAMKPATNFVLGCTGAGWGCFSIWIYYTFNVVQNLKGWSPLLASVSFIPAILVGFLMSRVKPHWVMLISMCAFFIGSLLLATAPVHQSYWFSTFFGILIMPFATILLSNSVSKEHQGIAASLVVTTVNYSISLALGIAGTIEVHVNETGYELLKGYRAAQYFGTGLGFLGVLLALGFLLQSYHQKPPVASYPLQTR; this is translated from the exons ATGGGTACCAGAAAACCGTCCTGTTCTTGGGACGATCAGGCGGCGGTCGATGCTACGCAATGGGCAGTAGATGCCATGACAGCGACTGAGTCGTTTCGACTGCAGTTCCAAGGTCAGTTTGGAGAGGCCAATGGCCGATCACGCCGGAACTCATCGAGCCTGGATGATGTTCTCTCCGAGCGCCGGGCCTCACGTCAACGTGGACGAGTCCATGTAACTGGACGGCGGCCCGTCTCGGAGAGACCTAACAACCTTGATGCAAACTACAAGGGGCCTCTCTCATCAAACCCGCCTTCTATGTCGTTCACCTCAGAGCCTCACGATCTACCCAGGCCACCCGACCCGACCGCTACACGACCAGTGCAGCAGCACATCGGCATCCACATCAGCAAAAACAGCGGGAGAAACAGGGCATCATCTCAGCCCTATCCCGCTTTTCACAGGCCTCTAACACCTCGTCAGTCATCTCAAAAAGAACCTGAGCGTCACCACCCCTTGCCCTCCCTACCCCTTCATCCCGATCTTCggggtgatgaggaaaaTAGGGATAGTAAGCAGTTCTCCGTGCAACAGTACGATGCGGTGAACCCCGCGGATTCTCAGTCGACCATGGTACCCTTGGAAGATGCAGAAACCGACGCCACCTACCTTtcatcttccttctcctccactGCCATCGCCAAGCCGAAAGCCTCTCACTTTTCCCCTCGGCGCAAATCCGGGGCCGCCTCCCGAGCCATGGtatcgtcctcctccccctatCAATCCTCTGCCTCATCCACTCCAACCCGTCCTcgctcacctcccccagcgGCTATCCCGTCCCCTTCCACCCGGCCAGACGTCCTCGTCTCCCCTTTTCACGAgatcctcttcgtcctcctcatctgccTAGCCCAGATTCTCATGCTTGCTGGTCTCGCCCAGGCCATGGTCCCCGCCTCGATCATCTCCCAGTCCTTTGGTGACTCCACTCCCGGCACTATGGCGTGGTACTCAGCCGCGTATGGCCTCACATCAGCAACATTCGTCCTTCCGTCTGGCCGTGTGGGCGATCTCTTTGGCCACAAAAAGGTGTTTGTCACTGGCTGGCTTTGGTTCGGCCTGTGGAGCTTGATTGCTGGGTTTTCTGGACACGCCGAGCGCAGCGCGGGCGAGGGAACGGTCTTCTTTTGTGTGGCGAGGGGGCTGCAGGGGATCGGACCGGCGCTGTTGGTGCCGAGCGGACAGGCGTTGTTGGGCAGGACGTATCAGCcggggatgaggaagaatATGGTGCTCTGCCTGTTTGGGGCGTCGGCGCCGCTGGGGTTTGTCATGGGGGCTATCTTGTCGAGTTTGTTTGCAGTGCGAGGGAACTGGCCGTGGGCGTTTTGGCTGTTGGCCATCATGTGCTTTGTGCTCGCGGTGGTGAGCTTGTTCATCCTGCCGACTTCACGGGGTCAGTCTTGTctgaaagggggggagggcttgTGGTCACAGTTCGATGGATGGGGTATGATGCTCGGCGTCAGCgggttggtgctgctgaACTTTGCATTCAATCAAGCTCCCAACGTCTCCTGGAAGACACCTTATACGTATTTCCTGTTGATCATTGGTTTGATCTTGATTGCTGCTTTCGCGTCTCATGAGTGGAAGGCGCCTTACCCCCTTATCCCTATCGCGGCCATGAAGCCGGCGACGAACTTTGTGTTGGGCTGTAcgggggctggctggggctGTTTTAGTATTTGGATTTATTACACCTTCAATGTTGTTCAAAATCTGAAAGGATGGTCGCCGTTGCTCGCTTCTGTGAGCTTCATTCCAGC TATTCTGGTCGGATTCTTGATGTCGCGAGTCAAGCCTCACTGGGTCATGTTGATATCCATGTGTGCATTCTTCATCGGAAGTCTCCTTCTCGCCACCGCACCTGTCCATCAGAGCTACTGGTTCAGTACTTTTTTCGGGATACTTATCATGCCATTT GCCACCATTCTACTCAGCAATAGCGTTTCCAAAGAACACCAAGGCATCGCTGCAAGCTTGGTAGTAACGACGGTCAACTATTC GATTTCCCTTGCTCTTGGAATTGCGGGTACTATAGAAGTG CATGTCAATGAGACAGGCTATGAGCTCCTGAAGGGCTACAGAGCTGCTCAGTATTTCGGAACAGGCCTCGGCTTCTTGGGCGTGCTTCTGGCCTTGGGATTCTTGCTCCAGAGTTACCACCAGAAGCCACCTGTGGCATCATATCCGCTCCAGACGAGGTGA
- the GAR1_2 gene encoding H/ACA snoRNP pseudouridylase subunit (COG:J; EggNog:ENOG503P248): MSFRGGSRGRGGGGGFGGRGGGRGGFQQRDMGPPAQVLEMGKFIHSCEGEMVVESTNAKIPHFNAPIYLENKTPVGKVDEVLGPINQVYFTIKPTEGIQATSFKVGDKFYIAGEKLLPLEKFLPKPKPPPGASKVKKPSRGGASRGGRGGPGGRGGRGGFGGRGGGGFGGGRGGGGVGGGRGGGRGGSGFGGRGGGGRGGGGFSRGGRGGFSR; encoded by the exons ATGTCGTTTCGCGGGGGTTCACGTGGccgcggtggcggtggtggtttcggtggccgtggaggag GTCGCGGCGGCTTCCAACAACGCGATATGGGTCCTCCCGCCCAGGTTCTCGAGATGGGCAAGTTCATTCATTCTTGCGAAGGTGAAATGGTCGTCGAGTCTACCAATGCCAAGATTCCTCACTTCAACGCGCCTATCTACCTAGAGAACAAG ACTCCGGTTGGCAAGGTCGACGAAGTTCTCGGTCCCATCAACCAGGTTTACTTCACCATCAAGCCCACCGAGGGCATCCAGGCCACTTCCTTCAAGGTTGGCGACAAGTTCTACATTGCCGGCGAGAAGCTCCTGCCCCTCGAGAAGTTCCTTCCCAAGCCTAAGCCTCCCCCGGGAGCCAGCAAAGTCAAGAAGCCCAGCCGTGGCGGCGCGTCCCGCGGTGGTCGTGGAGGTCCCGGTGGACGTGGTGGTAGGGGAGGATTCGGTggccgcggtggtggtggctttggcggcggtcgcggcggcggcggcgtcggcGGTGGTCGTGGCGGTggccgcggcggcagcggtTTCGGCGGCCgtggaggcggtggccgcggaggtggtggtttctCTCGTGGCGGCAGAGGAGGCTTCAGCCGGTAA
- the DNJ1 gene encoding Tetratricopeptide repeat and J domain-containing co-chaperone dnj1 (COG:O; EggNog:ENOG503NWTW) produces MVRLSSTLAFAAGFLSTPSMVSGLSTSDIPADTPISALLASAQSHLSKGETNDALVYYDAAIARDPSNYLTLFKRATTYLSLGRRSQATDDFEKVLSIKPTFEGAHLQLGKLRASAADWDGAKLHYKKAKKTEEVAAVEAAKAAAKAAEAAAKAGNWEECVKQADDAILTANRAIHLRELRKDCAFERGAVERGIADLQHILQMQPGNTKPHVQISAITFYALGNLEDGATAIRKCLHSDPDNKVCKRLLREEKATIKVMEKVKKALDKGQQMTAVRQLVPTSDSEGLIKEVKDQVHSLREDGSIPKAAPNELLSRLVEMACQAYYESNSKKAKEYCEESLTLNENSFFGLLYKAKHLLDKEEYEASINTLQKAAEARPDKEDLVNPLMQKAQVALKRSKTKDYYKVLGVAHDADERQIKSAYRKLSKIHHPDKAAKQGLTKEEAEKKMASINEAYEVLSDPELRARFDRGDDPNSHEQQQQYHHGHPFGGGHPFMYQQGSSGGGGGQQFHFKFGPGGGSGFPFGM; encoded by the exons ATGGTTCGCTTATCATCGACGCTGGCCTTTGCGGCCGGCTTCCTATCAACGCCGTCAATGGTCTCGGGCCTCTCAACGTCGGACATCCCAGCCGACACCCCCATCTCTGCTCTCCTAGCCTCGGCGCAAAGTCACCTGTCAAAGGGCGAAACGAACGACGCCCTCGTCTACTACGATGCTGCTATCGCCAGAGATCCCTCCAACTACTTGACCTTGTTCAAGCGCGCCACAACCTACCTTTCTCTCGGCCGCAGATCACAGGCCACCGATGATTTCGAGAAGGTGCTTTCGATCAAGCCAACTTTCGAGGGTGCGCACCTTCAGCTAGGAAAACTGCGCGCCAGCGCCGCCGACTGGGACGGAGCAAAGCTTCACtacaagaaggccaagaagacaGAGGAGGTTGCCGCAGttgaggcggccaaggcggcggcaAAGGCTGCtgaagcagcagccaagGCTGGGAACTGGGAAGAGTGTGTCAAGCAGGCCGACGATGCCATCCTGACGGCGAACAGGGCGATTCACTTGCGCGAGCTTCGCAAGGACTGTGCGTTTGAGAGGGGAGCCGTGGAAAGGGGTATTGCTGACCTGCAGCACATCCTCCAAATGCAACCTGGCAACACGAAGCCACACGTCCAGATCTCAGCCATCACATTCTACGCGCTCGGAAACCTCGAGGACGGCGCGACAGCTATCAGGAAGTGCCTGCACTCTGACCCTGACAACAAGGTGTGCAAGCggctgttgagggaggagaaggcgaccATCAAAGTCatggagaaggtgaagaaggccttGGACAAGGGGCAGCAGATGACTGCTGTGCGGCAACTCGTACCTACGAGCGACAGTGAAGGCTTGATCAAGGAGGTGAAGGACCAGGTCCACAGTCTGCGGGAAGATGGCTCGATACCGAAGGCAGCTCCAAATGAACTGCTTTCAAGGTTAGTTGAGATGGCGTGCCAGGCGTATTATGAG TCCAACAGcaaaaaggccaaggaaTACTGCGAAGAGTCCCTCACTCTAAATGAGAACTCTTTCTTTGGTCTTCTCTACAAGGCCAAACACCTCCTTGACAAGGAAGAGTATGAAGCTTCCATCAACACTCTCcaaaaggctgccgaggctCGCCCTGACAAGGAAGACCTTGTCAATCCTCTGATGCAAAAGGCCCAGGTTGCCCTCAAACGCTCCAAGACCAAGGACTACTACAAGGTCCTTGGTGTTGCTCATGACGCCGACGAACGCCAGATCAAGTCTGCCTACCGCAAGCTCTCCAAAATTCACCACCCCGACAAGGCCGCTAAACAAGGGCTTACCAAGGAGGAagccgagaagaagatggcgagcATCAACGAGGCGTACGAGGTTCTCAGCGACCCCGAGCTCAGGGCACGGTTCGACAGGGGTGACGACCCGAACAGccacgagcagcagcagcagtatcACCACGGGCATCCATTCGGAGGCGGCCACCCATTCATGTACCAGCAAGGCAGCagcggaggcggtggtgggcaacAGTTCCATTTCAAGTTTGGTCCTGGAGGAGGGTCAGGGTTCCCATTCGGGATGTAG
- the MRS4 gene encoding Fe(2+) transporter (COG:C; EggNog:ENOG503NUFS), giving the protein MAQPNVVPEEDYDYEALPPNFSLLQNMAAGAFAGIAEHCAMYPIDAVKVSRAPPLSTWYRDFDL; this is encoded by the exons ATGGCCCAGCCAAATGTCGTACCCGAAGAGGACTACGA CTATGAagccctcccacccaactTCTCGTTGTTGCAGAACATGGCTGCCGGCGCCTTTGCCGGCATCGCCGAGCACTGCGCAA TGTACCCTATCGATGCAGTGAAGGTGAGCCGAGCTCCGCCGTTATCGACTTGGTATCGCGACTTTGACCTCTAA